ATGCCGGGCGACCGCCAGCAGCCCCTCGGTGAGGCATCGATGACGCCTCGTCAGCTTGCGCCACCGTGCCGGGTAGTCCTGCGGCCGGCCGGCGGCCAGGCAGTCCACCGCGGCCGCGGCCGTCGCCAGGGCCAGCGCCACCCCTTCGCCCGTCAGCGCGTCCACATAGCCCGCCGCGTCACCGACCAGCAGGACGCGCCCGGCCCGCCGGTCCAGCGCCCGCCGGCGCAGCGGCCCGGCGCCGCGCACGGCTCCCGCGTCCCGGCCGGCGAGCAGGGCGGCCAGCCGGGGGAACGCCGTCAGGTGCTCCTCGTAGGAGCGCCGCTCCCGGCTGAGCACGGCCACACCCACCAGGCCCTCCCCGAGCGGCGTCACGTACGCCTCGCCGCGCCGGGACCAGTGGACCTCCACGAACTCCGTCCACGGGGCGATCCGGTAGTGCCGGCGCTGCCCGTACCTGCGCACCGCCGAGCCCGGCCCGTCCAGGCCCAGCTCGCGGCGGAGCGGCGAGTGCAGCCCGTCGGCCGCGACCAGCCAACGGGCCGTCAGTCCGCCCGCGCTGACCCGGTCCTCGCTCTGCCGTACGCCAGCGACCTTGCCCGGCACGATCCGGACACCGAGCTCCACCGCCCGGCCGTGCAGGGCGGCGTGCAGCTCGGTCCGCCGTACCCCGAGCCCCGTCCGCCCCCGGAACACCGCTGCCGCGCTGCGCGCCCCCTCCACGTACCGGATGCCGCGGAGCCGGTGCCCGGACACCTCGACGCCGAGGGCGTGCAGCGCGGCGACTCCGCTGGGCATGATGCCCTCGCCGCAGGCCTTGTCGATGGGCGAGGCGCGGGGTTCGACGACGACCGTCTCCAGGCCGAGCCGGGCCGCCCGGATCGCCGCCGCCAGCCCCGCCGGGCCGCCGCCCGCCACCAGCACGTCGATCACGCCGGCACGTCCGCCGCCGTCGTCGCGGTCAGCGCCGCCTCCTCGCACCGGACGCGTACGGTCATGAGCGCCGCGTTCAGCACCGTGAAGAGGGCCGCGGTCAGCCACGCGCCGTGGACGAGCGGCAGCGCGAGCCCCTCGGCGGCGACGGCGACGTAGTTCGGGTGACGCAGCAGCCCGTACGGCCCGCCGGTCACCAGCGGCAGCCCCGGAACGACGATCACGCGGGTGTTCCACCGGTGTCCGAGCGTACGGACGCACCACCAGCGCAGGCCCTGAGCCGCCGCCACCACCGCCACCATCGCCCAGCCGAACAGCGGCACGAACGGCCGGTCCGCCAGCCGGACCTCCGCGAGACAGCCCAGCAGCAGGGCCGTGTGCAGCGCGACCATCGCCGGGTAGTGGCCGCGGCCGGTCTCGGCCCCGCCCCTGGCCAGCGCCCAGCGGGTGTTGCGGAGCGCGACGAAGAGT
This window of the Streptomyces sp. 840.1 genome carries:
- a CDS encoding isoprenylcysteine carboxyl methyltransferase family protein, with product MIWYTALVLAVAGERLAELFVALRNTRWALARGGAETGRGHYPAMVALHTALLLGCLAEVRLADRPFVPLFGWAMVAVVAAAQGLRWWCVRTLGHRWNTRVIVVPGLPLVTGGPYGLLRHPNYVAVAAEGLALPLVHGAWLTAALFTVLNAALMTVRVRCEEAALTATTAADVPA
- a CDS encoding NAD(P)/FAD-dependent oxidoreductase, which encodes MIDVLVAGGGPAGLAAAIRAARLGLETVVVEPRASPIDKACGEGIMPSGVAALHALGVEVSGHRLRGIRYVEGARSAAAVFRGRTGLGVRRTELHAALHGRAVELGVRIVPGKVAGVRQSEDRVSAGGLTARWLVAADGLHSPLRRELGLDGPGSAVRRYGQRRHYRIAPWTEFVEVHWSRRGEAYVTPLGEGLVGVAVLSRERRSYEEHLTAFPRLAALLAGRDAGAVRGAGPLRRRALDRRAGRVLLVGDAAGYVDALTGEGVALALATAAAAVDCLAAGRPQDYPARWRKLTRRHRCLTEGLLAVARHPATARLIVPAAYRAPAVFGAAVHALQ